The Algoriphagus sp. TR-M9 genome has a window encoding:
- a CDS encoding META domain-containing protein codes for MRKLLIILSIFTLASCSSDTFPNKNWYGKHLTLVEMMGTPVQTSGSPNDAHLIFNSENSLINGSGGCNRITGEYEIDKDKAIRFSKVSATRMACQNMNFESRFLDLLDQVRYYDFDEETMLLQNGRKETILKLK; via the coding sequence ATGAGAAAATTACTGATCATCCTTTCTATTTTCACTTTGGCCAGCTGTAGCTCAGATACTTTTCCGAATAAAAACTGGTATGGAAAACACCTTACGCTGGTCGAAATGATGGGCACACCAGTCCAGACTTCAGGATCACCCAATGATGCACATTTGATATTCAATTCAGAAAATAGCTTAATCAATGGCAGTGGTGGCTGTAATCGTATTACCGGAGAATACGAGATTGATAAGGATAAAGCAATTCGCTTTTCTAAAGTCAGTGCAACACGAATGGCCTGTCAAAACATGAACTTTGAATCCAGATTTTTAGATCTTCTGGATCAAGTGAGATATTACGACTTTGATGAAGAAACAATGCTGCTTCAAAATGGAAGAAAGGAAACGATTTTAAAGTTAAAATAA
- a CDS encoding amidase, which produces MESKNTVSPRLFMLLGAATCLALGFTFGKKMGEITPSAVDHAADLIGLSFSPAEKDSMIGTLNNQRNRYESLREYTLDNSVSPALVFNPLPKGFTPDQTQNPLEWGMDEQVALPEREADIAYLPIHQLASLIKSKKLSSERLTKIYLDRIKTHSDTLQCLITLMEATAIAKAKAMDAELAQGEYRGPLHGIPYGIKDLLAVKGTKTTWGAMPFKDQEIDQTATVVQKLDEAGGVLVGKFTLGALAMGDVWYGGVTKNPWNLTQGSSGSSAGSASAVSAGLVPFAIGTETLGSIVSPSTRNGVTGLRPTYGRVSKNGAMALSWSMDKIGPISRSALDNGIILSVLNGADPMDASSIQAAFNYSAKSDPKKLKVGYFQEFFKGDDAGSKNNEEILDLLRNQGIELHPVTLKTSVNPSAIQLMLMVEGAAAFDELTRLGWDDQLVAQHKNAWPNLFRAARFIPAVEYVQAARQRTVLIEEMHALMKDFDIIVTPSYGGQQLQITNLTGHPALCLPNGFNENGSPTSITLLANLFDEEKLVLMGDYIQKNSDWQDKRPPLFDR; this is translated from the coding sequence ATGGAATCAAAAAACACAGTTAGTCCTCGCCTTTTTATGCTTTTAGGCGCAGCCACCTGTCTGGCACTAGGCTTCACCTTCGGCAAAAAAATGGGAGAAATCACCCCTTCTGCCGTTGATCATGCCGCAGACCTGATCGGGCTCTCTTTTTCTCCAGCGGAAAAAGACAGCATGATAGGCACACTAAACAATCAACGCAATCGCTATGAGTCGCTGAGGGAGTATACCCTTGATAACTCCGTCTCCCCGGCACTTGTTTTCAACCCCTTACCTAAAGGGTTCACACCTGACCAAACCCAAAACCCACTTGAATGGGGTATGGATGAGCAGGTGGCCCTACCAGAAAGAGAAGCCGATATCGCCTACTTGCCTATTCATCAACTAGCCAGCCTCATAAAATCCAAAAAACTGAGCAGTGAACGGCTAACCAAAATTTATCTGGATAGAATAAAAACCCACTCAGACACCCTTCAGTGTCTCATCACCCTGATGGAAGCAACTGCTATAGCGAAGGCAAAAGCTATGGATGCAGAGCTTGCCCAGGGGGAATACAGAGGGCCCCTTCACGGAATACCTTATGGAATCAAGGATCTGCTCGCTGTCAAAGGTACCAAAACCACCTGGGGAGCTATGCCATTCAAGGATCAGGAAATTGATCAAACGGCTACCGTGGTACAAAAACTAGATGAGGCTGGAGGAGTGCTGGTCGGAAAATTCACGCTAGGAGCTCTGGCGATGGGTGATGTATGGTATGGTGGAGTCACCAAAAACCCTTGGAACCTTACACAAGGGTCTAGTGGTTCTTCAGCCGGCTCTGCTTCGGCAGTCAGTGCAGGATTAGTTCCTTTTGCCATAGGCACTGAAACGCTAGGGTCCATCGTATCTCCCTCCACCAGAAATGGAGTGACTGGGCTTCGCCCTACCTACGGCCGGGTAAGCAAAAATGGAGCAATGGCATTGAGCTGGTCTATGGATAAAATCGGGCCGATTTCCAGATCAGCACTAGACAATGGGATCATACTTTCGGTATTGAATGGGGCAGATCCCATGGATGCCAGCTCGATCCAGGCAGCATTCAACTATTCTGCAAAATCAGACCCGAAAAAGCTCAAAGTGGGCTATTTCCAGGAATTTTTCAAAGGAGATGATGCAGGCTCCAAAAACAATGAAGAAATACTCGATCTATTGAGAAATCAGGGAATTGAGCTGCATCCGGTAACCTTAAAAACCTCCGTAAATCCAAGCGCCATTCAGCTCATGCTGATGGTAGAGGGTGCGGCAGCTTTTGATGAGCTCACCCGCTTAGGATGGGATGACCAGCTAGTCGCACAGCATAAAAATGCCTGGCCTAACTTGTTCCGGGCAGCACGCTTCATTCCGGCTGTAGAATATGTGCAAGCAGCCCGTCAGCGTACCGTTCTGATCGAGGAAATGCACGCACTGATGAAGGACTTTGACATCATCGTCACGCCAAGCTATGGTGGACAACAGCTGCAGATCACCAACCTTACTGGACATCCGGCACTATGCCTGCCTAATGGATTTAATGAAAATGGTAGCCCCACTTCCATCACTTTACTTGCAAATCTTTTCGATGAAGAAAAACTGGTACTGATGGGAGACTATATCCAGAAAAACAGCGATTGGCAGGACAAAAGGCCACCGCTATTTGATAGATAA
- the queG gene encoding tRNA epoxyqueuosine(34) reductase QueG translates to MNPAEKNASILKSTAKRLGFDFCGIAKAGFLEEEAPKLEEWLNRNYNGQMGYLANHFDKRLDPTKLVEGAKTVVSLIYNYYPEQKLPEAPDSIKLAKYAYGEDYHFVIREKLNEFLEILREEIGEIDGRGFVDSAPVMERQWAQKAGLGWLGKNSLLLNREMGSFFFLAELIINLEVTPDIPLAKDYCGTCTACIDACPTDAIVDNGVIDGSRCISYLTIELKDAIPSEFKGKMENWAFGCDICQDVCPWNRFSKPHQEPRFQPHPELAGFSNRDWEEITEETFRKVFKKSAVKRTKLAGLKRNVDFLKSE, encoded by the coding sequence ATGAATCCTGCCGAGAAAAATGCATCCATCCTCAAATCCACGGCCAAGCGGCTGGGATTTGACTTTTGTGGGATAGCGAAAGCAGGATTTCTGGAAGAGGAAGCTCCCAAATTAGAAGAATGGCTGAACCGGAATTACAACGGGCAAATGGGCTATTTGGCCAATCATTTTGACAAGCGCCTTGATCCTACCAAACTCGTGGAAGGTGCCAAAACAGTGGTGTCGTTAATTTACAATTATTACCCCGAACAGAAACTTCCCGAAGCCCCAGATTCCATTAAACTCGCCAAATACGCCTATGGAGAGGATTATCATTTTGTGATCCGGGAGAAGCTTAATGAGTTTCTTGAAATCCTCAGAGAAGAAATTGGAGAAATTGACGGTCGAGGCTTTGTCGATTCCGCACCTGTCATGGAGCGGCAGTGGGCACAAAAAGCAGGTTTGGGTTGGCTTGGGAAAAATAGTCTGCTGCTGAATAGGGAAATGGGAAGTTTCTTTTTTCTGGCAGAATTGATCATTAACTTGGAAGTGACACCGGACATTCCATTGGCAAAAGATTACTGTGGCACTTGCACAGCCTGCATCGATGCTTGTCCTACGGATGCCATTGTGGATAATGGTGTGATCGACGGGTCCCGCTGCATTTCTTATCTGACGATTGAGCTGAAAGATGCCATCCCTAGTGAGTTTAAAGGCAAAATGGAAAACTGGGCTTTTGGATGTGATATCTGTCAGGACGTCTGCCCTTGGAATAGATTTTCCAAACCCCACCAAGAACCCAGGTTTCAACCACATCCTGAACTAGCGGGATTTTCCAATAGGGACTGGGAGGAAATCACCGAGGAAACTTTCCGAAAGGTTTTCAAAAAATCAGCAGTAAAGCGCACTAAACTTGCTGGACTGAAAAGAAATGTCGATTTTCTGAAATCAGAATAA
- a CDS encoding DUF4783 domain-containing protein: MNAALGIILSIFLLSHSPSVDWVAPQSIDSIITAIESSSSSDLASYFDSSISLNVNGQQGDYSKSQAEVVLRDFFRKNPSRGFQILFRSDSNPAMSSYIGEYQSDAGPYKVIIKVSTQHSESRVYSLEFVKG, from the coding sequence ATGAACGCGGCATTAGGCATAATACTTTCAATCTTTTTACTCAGCCATTCTCCCTCGGTTGATTGGGTGGCTCCGCAGTCTATTGACTCCATCATTACGGCCATAGAAAGCAGTTCCAGCAGTGATCTGGCCAGTTATTTTGATTCCAGCATATCTTTAAATGTAAACGGGCAGCAGGGGGATTATTCTAAAAGCCAAGCAGAGGTAGTCTTGAGGGATTTTTTCAGAAAAAATCCTTCGCGGGGATTTCAAATCCTGTTCAGAAGTGATTCTAATCCAGCCATGAGCTCTTATATAGGTGAATATCAAAGTGATGCCGGCCCATATAAAGTCATTATCAAAGTCTCCACTCAGCATTCCGAATCCAGAGTTTATAGTCTGGAGTTTGTTAAAGGCTAA
- the corA gene encoding magnesium/cobalt transporter CorA, which translates to MSPKAPNLKSVQRLFKPKRKKRKNIKVGLAPGTLVYTGEKELQQVNINLITYDDFELLEESIQLSELEQRVSEKKRVLWIDVVGLHDVDILEKIGLLFNIHKLTMEDILNVDQRPKLEAFDDYIFAALKMIQCQSPESPIDDEQISFVLKDGILLTFQEKKGDVFQSVRNRLADQKRAIRQRKADYLLYALLDAVIDNYFIVMENVGERIENLESQAMLAPDNQTLNALYVQRREMMDLRRTVYPLREVIGSFDKYADDKISAETRPFIRDLYENTIQVIETMEVFRDMSSGVLDLYMNSLSNRMNNIMKVLTIISTIFIPLSFVAGVYGMNFDHMPELHFRYGYFYVIGGMALAVLGMLYFFRRKDWI; encoded by the coding sequence ATGAGTCCTAAAGCTCCAAATCTTAAATCAGTACAGCGGCTTTTCAAGCCCAAGAGAAAGAAAAGAAAGAATATCAAGGTGGGTTTGGCTCCTGGGACACTTGTTTATACGGGCGAAAAGGAGCTGCAGCAAGTGAATATCAACCTCATCACCTATGATGATTTTGAGTTGCTGGAAGAATCCATTCAGCTTAGTGAGTTGGAGCAACGAGTGAGTGAGAAGAAAAGGGTGCTTTGGATAGATGTAGTGGGGCTACATGATGTGGATATACTGGAGAAGATAGGTTTGCTGTTTAATATCCATAAATTGACGATGGAGGACATTCTGAATGTGGATCAGCGACCGAAATTAGAGGCATTTGATGACTATATTTTTGCTGCTCTCAAGATGATCCAGTGCCAAAGCCCAGAATCCCCTATAGATGATGAGCAGATCAGCTTTGTCTTAAAAGATGGGATTCTGCTGACCTTTCAGGAGAAAAAGGGAGATGTATTTCAGTCCGTTCGAAATCGACTGGCAGATCAAAAACGTGCAATCAGGCAGCGCAAGGCGGATTATTTGCTTTACGCTCTGCTGGATGCGGTGATCGATAATTACTTTATCGTCATGGAAAACGTAGGTGAGCGCATAGAGAATCTGGAATCCCAAGCCATGCTCGCACCGGATAACCAAACACTGAATGCGCTTTATGTACAAAGAAGAGAGATGATGGATCTCCGCCGGACAGTCTATCCACTTCGTGAAGTAATCGGATCTTTTGACAAATACGCGGATGACAAAATCAGCGCGGAAACCAGGCCTTTTATCCGGGATTTGTATGAAAATACTATCCAGGTAATTGAAACTATGGAAGTCTTCCGTGATATGTCATCGGGTGTGCTGGATCTATATATGAATAGCCTATCGAACCGCATGAATAACATCATGAAGGTGCTGACCATCATCTCCACAATCTTTATTCCACTGAGTTTTGTGGCGGGGGTGTATGGGATGAACTTTGACCATATGCCCGAACTGCATTTTAGGTATGGGTATTTTTATGTGATCGGGGGAATGGCTCTAGCAGTGCTGGGAATGCTCTATTTTTTCAGGAGAAAGGACTGGATCTAA
- the gpmI gene encoding 2,3-bisphosphoglycerate-independent phosphoglycerate mutase — protein MDKKVLLMILDGWGIATNPNVSAIDKAKTPFVDGLFTKYPHSKLEASGLAVGLPAGQMGNSEVGHMNIGAGRVVYQDLVKINLAVEKGELNSHPVLVEAFAKAKAGGKKVHFMGLLSDGGVHAHITHLKGLCDAAKANGLEDVFIHAFTDGRDTDPKGGIGYLEDLNEHLKNSSGQVASVVGRYYAMDRDNRWERVKLAYDAMVRGEGEKSKDIIAAMRKSYENNVTDEFIRPIIHVGADNKPIATIAEGDLVICFNFRTDRGREITQALTQKDFEDFNMKKLDVDYITFTNYDATFKGVKVLFEKDNLNNTLGEVLERAGKKQIRIAETEKYPHVTFFFSGGRETEFEGESRLLCPSPKVATYDLKPEMSAFEIASKINGELKKKSAEFICLNFANADMVGHTGDFDAAVKACEAVDACADSVITTALANEYTVIVIADHGNSDMMINEDGTPNTAHTTNLVPCIMVDKTDVLKVKDGKLGDLAPTILKLMGIAQPEDMTGDILLTE, from the coding sequence ATGGATAAGAAAGTACTTTTAATGATTTTGGATGGTTGGGGAATCGCTACCAACCCGAATGTTTCTGCTATAGATAAGGCTAAAACTCCTTTTGTCGACGGCCTTTTTACCAAGTATCCTCACTCCAAACTGGAGGCGTCAGGACTTGCTGTGGGGCTTCCTGCCGGACAAATGGGAAATTCTGAAGTAGGGCACATGAACATAGGTGCAGGAAGGGTGGTCTATCAGGATTTAGTAAAAATCAATCTGGCCGTAGAAAAAGGAGAATTGAATTCGCACCCTGTGCTAGTAGAAGCTTTTGCCAAAGCCAAAGCTGGGGGAAAGAAAGTTCATTTCATGGGATTGCTTTCCGATGGAGGAGTTCATGCCCATATCACGCACCTGAAGGGACTTTGTGATGCGGCTAAAGCGAATGGACTGGAAGATGTCTTTATCCATGCATTTACCGATGGAAGAGATACTGATCCCAAAGGCGGAATAGGCTATCTTGAAGACCTCAATGAGCACTTGAAAAATTCCTCTGGTCAGGTAGCCTCGGTGGTGGGGAGATACTATGCCATGGACCGTGACAATCGCTGGGAGCGAGTGAAGCTAGCCTATGACGCGATGGTAAGAGGAGAAGGAGAAAAGTCAAAGGACATCATCGCAGCCATGCGAAAGTCTTATGAAAATAACGTTACAGATGAGTTTATCAGGCCTATCATCCATGTGGGTGCGGATAATAAACCTATAGCCACCATTGCAGAAGGAGATTTGGTGATTTGCTTCAATTTCCGGACTGACCGGGGCAGAGAAATCACCCAGGCACTCACGCAGAAGGATTTTGAGGACTTTAACATGAAAAAGCTGGATGTGGATTACATCACATTCACGAATTATGATGCGACTTTTAAAGGGGTAAAGGTGCTTTTTGAAAAGGATAACCTGAACAATACCCTTGGAGAGGTACTGGAGCGAGCAGGTAAAAAGCAGATTCGAATCGCGGAGACGGAAAAGTACCCGCATGTGACTTTCTTCTTTTCAGGAGGTAGAGAGACTGAGTTCGAGGGAGAAAGCAGGTTGCTTTGCCCATCTCCTAAAGTGGCTACCTATGACCTGAAACCAGAGATGAGCGCATTCGAAATTGCCTCTAAAATCAATGGAGAGCTCAAAAAGAAAAGTGCAGAATTCATCTGTCTAAATTTTGCCAATGCCGATATGGTGGGCCATACCGGAGATTTCGATGCAGCGGTCAAAGCCTGTGAAGCTGTAGATGCTTGTGCAGATAGTGTGATCACCACTGCGCTGGCAAACGAGTACACCGTAATTGTAATAGCAGATCATGGCAACAGTGACATGATGATCAATGAAGACGGCACACCGAATACTGCCCACACTACCAATTTGGTACCCTGTATCATGGTAGACAAAACTGATGTGCTTAAAGTTAAAGACGGTAAATTGGGTGATCTAGCTCCGACTATACTGAAGCTGATGGGCATAGCACAGCCGGAGGACATGACAGGAGATATCCTATTGACTGAATGA
- the nadC gene encoding carboxylating nicotinate-nucleotide diphosphorylase, whose translation MKPSYLSEEAISSFIAAALAEDIGPGDFSSLSSIPKGKTGQAKLLIKDNGIIAGVELAEQIFRTFDPDLQVDLLVKDGDRVSYGDIGLIVKGASASILSSERLVLNCMQRMSGIATLTHQYTQKILHTKARLMDTRKTTPNFRMMEKWAVLIGGGVNHRFALYDMVMLKDNHVDFAGGIRPAIENCKAYLAANKLDLKIEVETRNLDEVAEVLAVGGIDFIMLDNMDYDTMRKAVEMIGTKFKTEASGGITEETLVDVAECGMDFISMGALTHSVKSLDISLKAFG comes from the coding sequence ATGAAACCTTCCTACCTCAGCGAAGAAGCCATTTCTTCCTTCATAGCTGCTGCTCTTGCCGAAGATATCGGGCCCGGTGATTTCTCATCACTATCCTCTATTCCCAAAGGAAAAACCGGCCAGGCCAAACTGCTCATCAAAGACAATGGAATCATCGCCGGTGTGGAGCTGGCGGAGCAGATTTTCCGAACTTTTGATCCTGATCTTCAGGTAGATCTCCTGGTAAAAGACGGTGATCGGGTAAGCTACGGAGATATAGGTCTAATCGTCAAAGGAGCCTCTGCATCCATACTTTCTTCGGAAAGGCTAGTGCTGAACTGCATGCAGCGCATGAGCGGAATCGCCACTCTAACACATCAATACACGCAGAAAATCCTCCATACCAAAGCCAGACTCATGGACACACGGAAGACTACTCCTAATTTCCGGATGATGGAAAAATGGGCGGTACTCATCGGAGGAGGTGTAAATCACCGCTTTGCACTATATGATATGGTGATGCTGAAGGACAATCACGTGGATTTTGCCGGTGGCATACGACCGGCTATAGAAAACTGCAAGGCCTATCTGGCAGCCAATAAGCTGGATCTGAAGATAGAAGTGGAAACCAGAAATCTGGATGAAGTAGCAGAAGTGCTAGCAGTAGGAGGAATAGATTTTATCATGCTGGACAATATGGACTATGATACCATGCGAAAAGCAGTAGAAATGATCGGCACCAAATTCAAAACTGAAGCATCCGGGGGAATAACTGAGGAAACGCTGGTAGATGTAGCCGAATGCGGCATGGATTTTATTTCAATGGGCGCTTTGACACACTCTGTGAAAAGTCTGGACATCAGCCTGAAAGCATTTGGGTAA